A section of the Vicinamibacterales bacterium genome encodes:
- a CDS encoding CDP-alcohol phosphatidyltransferase family protein produces MTAADMNLPNSLTIARIFLVPVLVSVLLTKFEGRLVAGLPVELVAAAIFGLASLTDWLDGYLARHRKQVTT; encoded by the coding sequence ATGACGGCGGCCGACATGAACCTGCCGAACAGCCTGACCATCGCACGCATATTCCTGGTGCCGGTGCTGGTGTCGGTCCTCCTGACGAAATTCGAGGGCCGGCTGGTTGCCGGGCTGCCGGTGGAGCTGGTCGCCGCCGCGATCTTCGGCCTGGCTTCGCTGACCGACTGGCTCGACGGCTACCTCGCCCGGCACCGCAAGCAGGTCACGAC
- a CDS encoding NDP-sugar synthase, translating into MKAILLAGGKGTRLRPLTLHTPKPVVPIFDRAFLHYQIDLLKQVPEIDEVILSLNYQPRRIEEVFGDGAGTGVRLRYVVEPAPLGTGGAIRYAAQGATDTIVVFNGDVMTSVDVNAVVKLHRDRQAKATIVLTPVDNPTAYGLVETEPDGRVRRFLEKPNPDEITCDTINAGIYVLEPDTFDRIPKDVSYSIERSYFPSLIERQEMFVAYVERGYWIDIGTPEKYIQVHRDMFDGKFSGGVFATADPGKPVVSPDARIEDGVELHTPCFIDAGAHVKSGARIGPYTVLGRSVIVEESANLENTIVWPNTRIGQSAIVHGPIIGRNCHIGRNAVMKSASVIGDKTLLTDYTTL; encoded by the coding sequence ATGAAGGCTATCCTTCTCGCCGGGGGCAAGGGCACGCGGCTCCGCCCGCTGACCCTCCACACGCCCAAACCCGTGGTCCCGATCTTCGACCGCGCCTTTCTTCACTACCAGATCGACCTGCTCAAGCAGGTTCCCGAGATCGACGAGGTCATTCTCAGCCTCAATTACCAGCCTCGCCGCATCGAAGAGGTGTTTGGTGATGGCGCGGGTACCGGCGTGCGGTTGCGCTACGTGGTCGAGCCGGCCCCGCTGGGCACCGGCGGCGCCATTCGCTACGCGGCCCAGGGCGCGACCGACACGATTGTGGTGTTCAACGGCGACGTGATGACCAGCGTGGACGTCAACGCGGTCGTCAAGCTCCACCGCGATCGCCAGGCCAAGGCCACCATCGTGCTGACGCCGGTGGACAACCCGACGGCCTACGGGCTGGTTGAAACCGAGCCGGACGGCCGCGTCCGCCGCTTCCTGGAGAAGCCGAACCCGGACGAGATCACCTGCGACACGATCAACGCCGGCATCTACGTGCTCGAGCCGGACACGTTCGATCGCATTCCCAAGGACGTCTCCTACTCCATCGAACGCTCGTACTTCCCGTCGCTGATCGAGCGGCAGGAGATGTTCGTGGCCTACGTGGAACGCGGCTACTGGATCGACATCGGCACGCCCGAGAAGTACATCCAGGTGCACCGCGACATGTTCGACGGCAAGTTCTCCGGCGGCGTGTTCGCGACCGCGGACCCGGGCAAGCCGGTGGTCTCGCCCGACGCCCGAATTGAAGACGGCGTGGAGTTGCATACGCCGTGCTTCATCGACGCCGGCGCGCACGTGAAGAGCGGCGCGCGCATCGGCCCCTACACCGTGCTGGGCCGTTCCGTGATCGTCGAGGAATCGGCCAACCTCGAGAACACGATTGTGTGGCCGAACACCCGCATCGGCCAGAGCGCCATCGTCCATGGCCCGATCATCGGCCGCAACTGCCACATCGGCCGTAACGCGGTGATGAAGTCGGCGTCGGTGATTGGCGACAAGACCCTGCTGACCGACTACACGACCCTATGA
- a CDS encoding phosphomannomutase/phosphoglucomutase, producing the protein MINPSVFKAYDVRGLYPSEITEELFHQLGRAFIAYLGPGKYAITRDMRVSSPSLTKAFIDGATLQGGTLYDYGLLGTDQMYYAVAADKLDGGAQVTASHNPGEYNGCKMVRAEAFPLSGEAGIKEMKEMILAGAIPAPPSSPGTVETREIMDRYVEHVMSFIDAASITPFKVVLDAGSGVAGFVAPRLFDRLPCQTTRLCFEVDGTFPNHEANPLIEENRRDITERVIAEKADIGIAWDGDADRCFFIDGSGEFIAGDFITALLAEAFLLKSPGQTVIYDVRASYAVKDVVAKYQGKALMNRVGHAFIKRRMREEDAVFGGEVTGHYYFRDNFYADNGFIPALMILDLMSKKGMSLRDLLTPLREKYFISGEINTKVANMAIADQKIQELAKIYATGNVYMLDGVSAEFADWHFNVRQSNTEPLLRLNLEGLTPEIMEKRRDEVLGIIRG; encoded by the coding sequence ATGATCAACCCATCCGTCTTCAAGGCCTACGACGTGCGGGGGCTCTACCCGTCCGAGATCACCGAGGAGCTGTTTCATCAGCTCGGCCGCGCCTTCATCGCTTACCTCGGCCCCGGCAAGTACGCCATCACGCGCGACATGCGCGTGTCGTCGCCGTCGCTGACCAAGGCCTTCATCGATGGCGCGACGCTGCAGGGTGGAACCCTGTACGACTACGGCCTGCTCGGTACCGACCAGATGTACTACGCGGTGGCGGCCGACAAGCTGGACGGCGGCGCCCAGGTGACCGCCTCGCACAACCCAGGCGAGTACAACGGCTGCAAGATGGTGCGCGCCGAAGCCTTTCCGCTGAGCGGCGAGGCCGGCATCAAGGAAATGAAGGAGATGATCCTGGCCGGCGCCATTCCCGCGCCGCCGTCATCGCCTGGCACGGTCGAGACGCGCGAGATCATGGACCGCTACGTCGAGCACGTGATGTCGTTCATCGACGCCGCGTCGATCACGCCGTTCAAGGTCGTGCTGGACGCCGGGAGCGGCGTGGCCGGCTTCGTCGCGCCTCGCCTGTTCGATCGGCTCCCCTGCCAGACGACGCGGCTGTGCTTCGAGGTGGACGGCACCTTCCCGAACCACGAGGCCAACCCCCTGATCGAAGAGAACCGCCGGGACATCACCGAGCGCGTGATCGCCGAGAAGGCCGACATCGGCATTGCCTGGGACGGCGACGCCGACCGCTGCTTCTTCATCGACGGTAGCGGCGAGTTCATTGCCGGCGACTTCATCACGGCGCTGCTGGCCGAGGCGTTCCTGCTCAAGTCGCCAGGCCAGACCGTGATCTACGACGTGCGCGCGAGCTACGCGGTGAAGGACGTGGTCGCGAAGTACCAGGGCAAGGCCCTGATGAACCGCGTCGGCCACGCCTTCATCAAGCGCCGCATGCGCGAGGAGGACGCGGTGTTCGGCGGCGAGGTCACCGGGCACTACTACTTCCGCGACAACTTCTACGCCGACAACGGGTTCATCCCGGCGCTGATGATCCTGGACCTGATGTCGAAGAAGGGCATGTCGCTGCGCGACCTGCTGACACCGCTGCGCGAGAAGTACTTCATCTCCGGCGAGATCAACACCAAGGTGGCCAACATGGCCATCGCCGACCAGAAGATCCAGGAACTGGCGAAGATCTACGCCACCGGCAATGTCTACATGCTCGACGGCGTGTCGGCCGAGTTCGCCGACTGGCATTTCAACGTGCGCCAGTCGAACACCGAGCCGCTGCTCCGCCTGAACCTCGAGGGGCTGACGCCGGAGATCATGGAGAAGCGCCGCGACGAAGTGTTGGGGATTATCCGAGGGTAG